TCACTGCTGAGCCACGTCTGAAAGTGACCGGCCTTGACGGTGCGGTGATTATTGATCGTGAAAACGCTGTCTTAAAAGAGGCCTGGCAAGCGCCTCTGAGGGAGATGTAATATGGCACAACAGGTTCGGGCAATTGTCATTTCCGGAAACGGAACCAACTGTGAGCGCGAAGTCGCCAACGCCTGCCTTTTGGGTGGTGCGGATGTCGCCGATATCGTCCATATCTCCCGCCTGCTGGCCGGTGAGGTTGACCTCAACGACTATCATTTTCTTAATTTCGCCGGCGGCTTTCTCGACGGCGACGACTTGGGCAGCGCCAAGGCGGGTGCCAACCGTCTCAACAATGCCGTGATCGCCGGCACCGACCAGACTCTGGCTGATTCCATTCGCGCCTTTGTCGCAGCGGGCAAGCTGGTGATGGGCGTGTGTAACGGTTTTCAGCTGATGGTTAAAATGGGCCTGTTGCCGTCTTTGGATGGCAGCCAAACCCAGACTACCACGCTGACGTTTAACGATGGGGGGCGTTTTGAAGATCGTTGGACCTACCTCAAAGTGGACCCTGATTCCCCGTGCGTATTTACCAAAGGCCTGAAGGGAATCTACCTGCCGGTACGTCACGGCGAAGGGAAATTTGTTACGGAATCCCAAGCGATTCTTGATGAGCTTGAGTCGCGTCACCTGACGGTCCTCAAGTATTGCGATGCCGACTATCAGGCACCGACCATGGATTATCCGCTCAATCCGAATGGATCAACCTCCGCCATTGCCGGCATCTGTGATCCCAGTGGTCGCCTGTTCGGCCTGATGCCGCATCCGGAAGCCTATGTGCATCGCACCCATCACCCGCGCTGGACGCGTGAGGAGCTGCCGGAAGAGGGCATGGGGCTGTGGCTGTATCAGAATGCCGTCACTTTTATTCGCGAAAATCTGCTCTGATCTGGAGATGATATTTTTGCAAAAAAGCTGTCCTTAGCTTTTTGCAAGCACGGTTTTGAAAAATGTGATTTTCAAAACCTTACAAAATCGCCGGGCCAATAGAGATGAAATTAACTCACCCGACTATTTTGGTCGCCCATCCATGGGCTCCGCGAGTCATTTTTCAAAGGGCTCGAAGTTGAATCTGATTTTATCAGGGAGATCCTACCCGATGTTTGACAAGTTTGAAGATGAATGTGGCGTATTTGGTATTTACGGCCACCCTGAAGCGGCCAATCTGACCTATCTTGGTCTTTATGCCCTGCAACACCGCGGTCAGGAAAGCTGCGGGATCGTTGCTTCTGACGGTATCTCGTTGCGAGCCTATCGCAAAAAAGGGCTGGTCGCTGACGCGTTTAAAAATAATGCCGTGTTCGATAAACTGCCCGGCAAGAGCGCCATTGGTCATGTGCGTTACTCAACGGCGGGCGGCAACGATATTAAAAACGTTCAGCCGATCATGGTCGATTACGTGCGCGGCAGCATCGCTATCGC
This is a stretch of genomic DNA from uncultured Desulfuromonas sp.. It encodes these proteins:
- a CDS encoding phosphoribosylformylglycinamidine synthase subunit PurQ, encoding MAQQVRAIVISGNGTNCEREVANACLLGGADVADIVHISRLLAGEVDLNDYHFLNFAGGFLDGDDLGSAKAGANRLNNAVIAGTDQTLADSIRAFVAAGKLVMGVCNGFQLMVKMGLLPSLDGSQTQTTTLTFNDGGRFEDRWTYLKVDPDSPCVFTKGLKGIYLPVRHGEGKFVTESQAILDELESRHLTVLKYCDADYQAPTMDYPLNPNGSTSAIAGICDPSGRLFGLMPHPEAYVHRTHHPRWTREELPEEGMGLWLYQNAVTFIRENLL